Genomic DNA from Magnolia sinica isolate HGM2019 chromosome 4, MsV1, whole genome shotgun sequence:
ccgatggaacgccaaactccttatgtctcactttgatggaagatgatgagaattgaagggcttggatgatggatcttgggatagaaagtgggccacacacaacacactttttctctccttggaagtacTTGGACGtgcatgtcacgccccgaactcgaaaaccaggctcacaaaattctcgattgacaaatccggcgccgatagcctccatagtacccaattctcggctcccgacagttatacaccaaattccgatcctgggatcctacaaggaggatttcaaatatgattttaatttagtataagcataactataagcataatccacgaacaataaccacaagaacaccatcacaaaatccattatgataaaaaacttttgagtacaatgcgtctaaagggaaatacaagataatgcaaataacgaaaactccaaaagctcgactgcatgctcctgTTGCTCTTATGCTACggttgcgtcctggcgtcacctgcatgcatcgatcgtgcataagcttatagaaagcttagagggtggtgaaagtgtgtgcgcaatatgagcgtgctcagaatgtaaggtcagagtaatatggaattatgctgatgagtacatgaatgcaatcagccataccaaggctatgcggtgtaagatatgaatgctatcagccatatcaagaccatgtaatgtgagatgcaactcaagcatgccaatcctcatccacaatatcaaatatcagtacagttctcattctggataatcaccgaggtctagtacactctacaccagcttgctgcccctatccgaatacacaactgggagagtgaaagagacctcactatccgcctaccaatatcaggctcagctcatcgatagtggacccattccttaagctagtcaaactcaacatagaaattgccccctcactcaggcgggtaaggtcacactcctttccaacagatcatgacacagtgggagacgcagcctactggtatacggcccttgcgcactcatgtatccactcggtctcgacgttggagtcatcctctggtaccatcgggtttaggaattttcacccagggtcatttATGGCGCCCCGATCATAGAAACAGtattcagtatccaatccagccatccacgatatgtctgtggaggctatggccctgatgtcgctagggcatataatcaTCATAATCACACagatgtaagtgcatgaatcactctaccagacatgcaaaaATCATgcgtgtaccacgcgctcatgaagggcaattccgcttatcagggagcccataaacaatctacccgaagacatatgctatggtcagtcactcttcatatcaagcatacatatgatgtgtatgagcatgaatcatggatctatagtaaacatgttataagatgatggactctgttcataacgaaggttggcctagacggcctacacactataggtatgggcttatcaatgagTCCTAggaagagtgacaatgcagacatttaaccaacattatccttacaatgtgggcatcaaaccatcattgctcctaaggcacgacCACCAagtcatcattacatacatcgtggtggaatctcacatcacaaatgaacctcatatacatcatattcggcccacacaaaggcctcgcatacgtctcattgggccttatataaatcagatAGGTCgatcgaatgagcctaatcaatgggccgaatcacatgggccggtacaaatgggccgatcaaatgggccgaatccatGGGCCGGTacgcatcactatgggcctcaacccatgggccccgaatacgtcatgttgggcctctcaaatacaataagtgggctgcactaattGGGCCGCATCATTCATCTATTATAgcgatcattttaaagcattatccaaacaatgaaccaatcaaaagatcatctagaccataccacatatAGCGGTAGTGATAATGGTTCCCCCatagttaaaaatttagagggtccaccatagcgtttatttcccatccagaccattcataaggtcaccataAAAATTAGACGGGGAAaagaaatatatcatattatCCAACACTTCTTTTGTATCCCATAATggcatttcaatggtagacgttcaacaccactgctttctacaatgtggtccacttaatatcaGAGATCTATCTTATTATTGATCTCAAGCTTTAAAATTATCCATCAAATGGTTGGACGTTGTAGCTACAGCACATGCACGATGGCGGAGTCctaataactagatctgtcttgtttttggtctcaagcctaaGGACAGAGCTCACCAAATGTGTAGACAGTCTAGGTAAAACACATGGGGCATGGTAGGCCCACGTccaatctgatggatggcttagacgTCGCGGTTGCTGCATTATCCAACAACTAGACGGTGCAAatgtaacatacatcatggtacggtccacgtagtggcccccCTCAAGTATataaggcatatatatatatatatatataatattaaaatattatatatatatatatatatgtatatatatatatatatctgtataCACCAATGGCAAGGATTGCCCTATCGTCCAGacccatctagacggtgggttacatattataaggtgggtcccacgtatgctTAAACATCCCACTTCCTTCACTTCACtgagtatatacatatatataatatataatttaatataatatactatattataatatatatatatatatactaattaGAGTGCCCAccgttagacggtgtggattaaaatacatacatcaagtggtccacacacgttaaggtggaccccaccatcctgtccatctggacgatggatatagagcatatacatttaggtggggtccacgtccagcgtAAAGCCCGTATCCTatactgtaccgttccgtaggcttccacggccctcctagtcgaattccagtgacccacaATCTAttaccggtatttgcgcgtgatcttgagtcatgtcctgtatatcagagtcggcgcaatccgagacttgtaccctaacgaccgcgccattgctgcggttccgacgccgcgtattacacgccgaggcgatacccgggccaggagatgtaggcccgcgatcagttcgagaaaacaccgcgcatttgcaatctcaagagaatctctacaacatgtcaaatcaattccatcaatcaatcccatcaatcacctcttatgtcaagtacaaaaccccatccccaagcaaccccaaagtcaaagcaacccttCCCTCATATGTCAAactacacatcacccatcactcaccttttcacccatcaccctcttacatcactcacacctctctctctctctcatctctctctctttctctcatttctcccatttTCAAGCAAACAACCCAACATCTATGagatctccatgagagagcttggtgtggcctacttttctaccacccaatcccaccatccaaagtccatctcaaccgttaaaaagttcccttggagctctagaggctataggctgaagaaggaagaggaggtcaaaggtgggtgattttatttatttgatttgtgatttgagggcccacatatgtgggacccatcttgatgtatgcatgtgtatggaggagctcatagtggcggagctcctcccatctccaccgtttctctctctctctctctctctctctctctcccctttaatctctttgtgatgatgtgtgtggcccacctgtgttatGGTATGTGGATctgaccgtccagcaggtggggtAGCCTTGCTGTCCACCCTACTGGACTATCGGTCTGGTTAGGCCGTTTGGATGGTtgaaaaacaccaatatcagcttgatctttaaTCGTGTAGACCCTGCTTagatcccactgtgatgtatgtatttgatccacattgtccatcctccGGATCATGATCCAGTGGGCCAGATGGACCATGACCTACTGCACCTATTGCTGTCCAGCAGGAAGCGTTGCtgccaaataaaaatacaaatagcagcttgatctaaATCGTTGTGGCCCATCCACATGGCacacgatgtatgggttttatcccacgCTGCCCGTctgcccatgtgggacccactccacacgtgctgcacgtgtggaggtggggccactagatgtatgcattgtatgccgtccatccaaacgtccagcgtctggacgctggactggaTTTAATGTatctttatataatatatataaaataatattatattatatatacgtggtgggtcccatgtgggacccacgttgatgtatttattatataatatgtttcatataatattatattaacaaGTGATttaatacatatgtatatattgtatatatgtggtgggccccatgtgggacccacgttgatgtactTGCATCTGCACCGTCCCTCTGGACAGTGCAtgtgaacccaccttgatgtgttattctatatccacaaccgtccatcttttgggtccacccacacgtgtgacacgtgtgggtgggacccatcttggtgTAAGTGTCTTATCTCCACACCGTCTATTTGTTTGGGTAGCAGCTGCAAGTCTAATCATGCGGTACTATGATAATCTAAGCCGTCCGTCCGTTTATTTTGGGTGGAtcacacgtgtgggccccacaccagtAATTACAGTTGCTGTCGCGTCAGCAAGTTCTTTGGGTACCACACGGTGTATGTGTCTCATCTATACCATCTAACCATTTGATCTggaccaccatgacatgtgttttatatccaggccgtgCGTCCTGGGGCCTGGATAGCAGCCTGATCATGAGGCTGTgtaaaatccacaccattcacccaATTGGCGAGCCCGTCTTAAGGGCTGAGACTAAAACGAGGCagatctattaggtggaccacactgcagaaaacagtggagagatgaacatctgccattgaaatccttttacaaCTACagtagttttagatcaatatgatatttgttttcctctcaaCCAGGTCTtgatgacctcatgaacagacttgatggaaaataaacatgatggtgggccttagaaattttaaacggtgaaaatcattatttccactattATTTCCAATACAGTCCAGATGATCGTCagttatgattcatttgggtcATACTctaaaaatgatatctaaaatagatgaatgatgtagatgatgcggcccattaatgcggcccactcgttgtatatgaggcccattggtgcggccattgatgtggcccacttgatgtatatcgaggcccatgggttacgacccattatgatgtacattgaggcccatgggtcatagcccattgtgatgtatttggggcccatgggttatggcccatagtgatgtatattaggcccgtatgcgcggcccattatgatatatttccgGGTCATgcttgaggaccattgtgatgtattttcggcccattgatgtatatgaggcccattggtgcggcccattaatgcagcccatttgatgtatatgaggcccactggtgcggcccattgatgcgacccactcgatgtatgaggcccgttggtgcagcTCGTGGATACgatccacttaatgtatatttagggcccgtatttgaggcccaggtgcagggcccacctgttgggtatttgaggctcatgtgataaggggccaatgtaatgtatttgaggcccagctgcagggcccacctattgtgattcgaggcccatgggttgtggcccattgtaatgtatttgaggcccaaaggCAAGGCCtggtgtgatgtatgtgtggctgttACATTGCGTATAAAtctcttatgtgggccactccttgggagcaatgttggttagatgtccacattgataggcgatgaaggttagatgtcctcattgtgaccttcccttaggctttgttaagctcattcttaccgattccaattgacgtgaccaatttatcgattctgattatcgattgattctgattgtcgtgaccgattgccgattctgattgacgtgaccgatttgccgattctgattatcgatcgattccgattgtcatgaccgattgccgattccgatcgacgtaaCCGgttttctgattctgattatcgattgatctccgattgatgtgaccgatttgccgattcttattattgatcgattctaattgtcatgaccgattgccgattccgattgatgtgacagagttgccgattctgattatcgattgattctgattgtcgtgaccgattgccgataccgattgacatgaccgatttaccgattctttttatcgatcgattccgattgtcatgaccgattgccgattccgattgacgtgaccgatttgctgattctgattatcgattgattctgatcgacgtgaccgatttgccgattctaattatcgattaattccgattgtcatgaccgattgccgattccgattgatgtgaccgatttgtcgattctgattatcgattgattccgattgtcgtgaccgattgccgataccgattgacgtgaccgatttaccgattcttattattaatcgattctgattatcgtgaccgattgccgatcctgattgacgtgactgatttgccgattctgatattgattgattcCAATTGGCGTAACCGATTTAcctattctgattattgattgattccgattgtcatgaccgattgccgattctgattaacgtgaccgatttgccaattctgattatcgatcgattccgattatcatgatcgattgccgattccgatcgacgtgaccggtttgctgattctgattatcgattgattccgattgacgtgaccgatttgtcgatttttaTTATCGATCGActtcaattgtcatgaccgattgccgattctaatcgacgtgaccggtttgccgattctgattatcaattgatttcgattgtcgtgactaattACCGATTCCAgttgacatgatcgatttgctaattccgattatcgatcgattccaataatcgaggccaattctgattgtcgaggccgatttcgattgtcgaggctgagtatcgaggccgattctgatttgtcgaggccgattccgattgtcgagaccgagtgtcgaggccgattccgagtgtcaattccgattgttgaggccgatttcgtgtgtcgaggccgattttgattgccgaggccgattgtcgaggcctatgtgatgaggcccattgtgatgcatttgagggccaagcgatggagcccattgtgatgtatgttaggcccatgtgaaaggtccatcgtgatgtgtattaaactcttgtgtgaggctcatggtgttgtatatcaggccctttgtgaagccatgggtccactatatgataggctctatgtgggctactccctggggttaatgttggttaaatgtccacattgtcgaagccgattgtcgatgccgattgtcggtgccagttattgataccgagtatgagtatgtgacaatatagcatcacgatacatgcccatatgcatcatttgcatctttattatgagatgtggttgaccattgcatatgacattaggcatgttgttatgagactccctgataggcagatattgtctcacatgagtacacagtatgcgcagaattgatgcatgactggattgtatgactcatatatcttgcattgtgtgttgtgattactgtacgccttagcgacatcagggctgtagcctccacatgcatatcgtggatggccagatgggatctgttctacatgaggtgttatagatatccttgggtgaaagtcccacaaccctcttggttccagatgttgctccaacgtctagaccgagtggatgcatgagcgcataagagccgtataccgttaggccgcgtctcccaatgtgtcgtggttggttggaaaggggtacggccttacctgcccgagagaagggggcaatgctaggctgagtctaaccagctcgaggaatgggtcagctattgacgaaccgggcccaatattggcaggtggataatgaggtctcttccactcaccttgttgcgcgcgatggggaggcaatctggtttagagtgtaatagaccccggtgatttttcagagaggaaccgtactgatatgtgaacatATTGAGCatgaattgcatactcattcattcattcattcactatccactcgagctggtggtgtgtaaccaTTTGTTACGTGTCCCTTTGCATGACcgagatttcggttgggcacgtgaataacctgagatcaggagtttaccacattgagtcagactatccaaatttaggtatgagactggtttagatagaagtcccttgtggtggaccccgtagcctgtgatactacgtactatcatcccgacctcacactccagcttggtcatttcattcgcatcgcatattgcattcgcattcatatggcattttgggtcgttatgttttctatacttatatggcgtagacggacttaacaggatttacatattgcattgtaccctttgcatctaatatttggctctctatgactccgcatttgcatagttgatctgtattgcgtactctaatattgtatgactcatggacttgtcagtagttccgcttactctgattattctgatattgcttacttgacacttatcttgcgcacacactttcaccacccactaagctttctataaacttatgcacgatagatgcgtgtaggtggcgttaggttgcagcaacgctgagcttgaagcatgcagcggacctctggagctttgattttcgatatatgtatttccctttcagcattgtattcaaatatttatatcagtagatatatgatgatgatgttacctttgtaatttgggtaaacttgtggttatgcttcttacgagataaatgtacattgaaaaatcctccttgtaggatcccagaatcggaatctggcgtatgcacgccgggagccgagaaaggggtactatggaggctgtcggcatcggattcggcgatcgagaattttgtgagcccggttttcgagtttggggcatgacatctagTGGACTAGACAGtgaagatataacacatgtatcatgacAGGCCACCGCAACTGCTATGTACAACAACTACTTGCTGGCCACGTGTCCTACCAAAATGGATAAGCCGAGTGGATCATTCaaaaagggtgggtcccaccgtccttgcaaTTGAcggtggataagatccatacatcacgtgtggtggAACCCACATATCTTACTGACGTCAACCTCTCAGCAGCAACGTTGTGTGAGGTGTGCCATCTAAtcctctcatcaggtgggtcccacgtgggtgtggcccaccataacatttgttatattataatatattatattatataatattatatatacaatatatatgtgtgtgtgtgttagagaGTGCAAAAAGGGACGGTtggcatacatcatgtggtggggcccatggatctaACTGACGGTCCAGCAGCTACATGCTGCTAGACGTCAAAACGATGGACGGTTCAAGTCCAAttttcatgaggtgggtccacacgtgtgggacccaccaggttaGTTTGCTAGTATACACCCACATCAGTCCAcacacttcatgttagccaccGCCAATAAGGATCAAGACCCCAagtgttaaaacgaggtatctccacttcgTCTGCCAGCTGAGCTATGGATATGAGTACCATAGATAGCCCAAAGGTAGGCGggtttcatggtgggtcccaccattcatgctggacggtgggaataaaacaagaaagggtggggcccacctcatcaaaatggatagaaagagggggagagagagaaagagagagagagagagagagacggtgatggagggatcccaccattatgggtccctcatgatttcaacatatacatcataatgggtcccacctacaagtggacccttaaatgcaaatcgacggtagagcacccacctattgcactcctccttgatctcTTGAACTCCAATGATTTTTGccttcaactttaatggaggttgatggagttttgatggtgaggatgaaagatgagagggtgggccacacttggccttTGGGAGagttggggaggcttggacgtttggggttcttagttgcttggaagtgaagagatggaatgagagagagggaagtaatggctaaaagggatggggtgatgtggtggttgtaaagAATGTATgagtttgtttgattttttgtaaaaaggggatgagtttgtttgaaaaattataaaagagggatggtgaggggagagagagagttgacttaagagaaaaagagggatgggttgttatacttagggtatggtgtgtacttgacttgggtgattgattgattgatgggacacattgtagagattccctcgaaatttgcaacgtgcggcgttttttcgaaataaacgtgggcctatatcttctgacctgggtatcggtttggcgCGCAAGccacggcgttagaaccgtggcgacggcacggtcgctaaggtacaagtttcgaatcgagccgacaTTGGTATATGGGACCCGgtttaggattgcgcgcaaacgtcggatacagctcgagggttaccagaattcgaccagaaggaccgcagaacggtacggactatgatacaagTCTTATAGTGCACTTctttggttgcttgaaaaatgggaagagaaagagagagagagaaaagggtagttgtaagagagaggtgatgagtgtaagtgatagatgtacttgacttgatagtTGACTTAAGGTAGGTTGCTTGTCATGGGGAGAAAGAAAacatgagttgtgtactttgattgattgattgattgattgatgggatgggttgtagagattctcttgggttcgcaAATGCGTGGCATTTCTTTGAGataaacacaggcccacatctcctggccagggtatcgaatcggtgtgtaagacggcgttggaaccgcggcaacggtacggtcgcaatggtacaatctcggattaagccgactcaaattaaGGGATACGatttagggtcgcgcacaaatgtcaattataggtcacgggttgccggaatttgacaggaaggatcgcgggagtctacggaacggtatggaataggatacaggccttatacggaatctggcgtataggcgttgggagccgaaaatggggtactatgaaggctatcagcatcggattcggcgatcgagaattttgtgagcccggttcctaggtttggggcgtgacagcactGTGGGGCCGacggtgatgtatatgatttatccacatTGTaccactttttcatatcatttgggggcataaaataaaaaatgagatagatataaggctcaagtgggccacattgcaggCAATAGTGAAAATTGGCGCTTACCATTGAATCTCAGGGCTATAGAAGGCCCTAATTATGCtaaaatttgtatttttccttttttatcaaggtacatgtgaccttatgaagaggttatatgagaaataaacattacattagattctaggaaagtttcaacaatagttttattcaatttccgttggtttctatggtgtggtccacttaagttttacatgtacctcatttttgggcttatactctACAaatatctgaaaaagttgatggacggtgtggatcaaatacataaatcatggtggggcataaagaagtttcatgtGTTAAAAGTAGGTTTTATACTGTgaaaacaatttaaagagaaagTTTTGATAGAACCTGCAAAGGGAAAATTTTGgaatcaactttttttttttttttttaatagaaaaaatcATGGAGCGCATTCGACACTCATCATTAAGCCGGTCTCCTATTGCATCAAGAATTCAACGAGTTGACAAACAACTCTCGATGGAAGCATTTTCTCAATTATGTGTTGAGTACTATTTTTTTTTAGAGTTAACAAACCGCCCTAAATCCAATCAAGTGTCCCGGACTATCTGTAATAAAGTTACACACACATTTCATAGGCTATGGCAGTTCTCACAATCAAATCCATAGCCATACAATGGACGGTTAGAATCACTATTGGCAAAATAGTTCCCCTGAATTTGTGGGCCCATGGTGTATTGCTAGCCATTCCAAAGAAGCCTTTCTACCGGAGAATCCCAACCATCCCAACCATGGCTCAACGGATGGCTGTGCAAACAAGGCCAAAATATGGGTGGATGAGATCATCTGAGCAGTTAGATTTTCAAAACGAAATGTatgctgaaaccaatggacggtccagattcatctATTATGCTTTACGCAAAGGGCACGGTAACATTTAAGTGCTCACGTGACTTTCACGTGACATCTGACATAACTACATAAAATCCACGCCACCCGCAAAACCCTAACTTAGCTACTTGCGGCACTTCCaaacccagagagagagagagagaggggagagagagagatggcggcAACTTCTTCATCGGCAGTGGCAGCTGTAAGGCCTCTGGTGACTGTCCAGACCCTAGAAGGGGACATGGCAACGGACGGCCCCAATTCCTCCGTCCCTCTCCCGGCCGTTATGACGGCTACCATTCGCCCCGACGTCGTCAGCTTCGTCCACTCCAATATTTCCAAGAACCACCGTCAGCCCTACGCCGTCAGCAAGCGAGCCGGTCACCAGACCTCCGCCGAGTCCTGGGGCACCGGTCGTGCCGTCTCACGTATCCCCCGTGTCCCtggcggtgggacccaccgagcTGGCCAGGGAGCCTTCGGCAACATGTGCCGTGGCGGCCGGATGTTCGCCCCCACCAAGACATGGCGCCGCTGGCACCGCAAGATCAACGTCAACCAGAAGCGGTTCGCTGTCGTCTCCGCCCTGGCTGCATCTGCCGTCCCGTCTCTTGTTCTCGCCCGCGGCCACCGCATTGAATCCGCCCCTGAGATCCCACTTGTTGTTGGCGACTCGGTTGAGGGCGTTGAGAAGACCTCTGCCGCCATCAAGATCCTCAAGCAGGTCGGTGCTTTCCCTGACACCGAAAAGGCCAAGGACAGCCACTCCATCCGTGCTGGCAAGGGCAAGATGAGGAACCGTCGCTACGTCTCTCGCAGGGGTCCCCTCATCGTCTATGGAACTGAGGGATCCAAGCTTGTCAAGGCCTTCCGCAACATCCCGGGCGTTGACGTTGCCCACGTCGATCGCCTCAATCTCCTCAAGCTTGCTCCCGGTGGTCACCTTGGCCGATTCATCGTATGGACCAGATCCGCCTTTGAGAAGCTGGATTTGGTCTATGGGTCGTTCGAGAAGATGTCTGATAAGAAGAAGGGCTACATTCTACCGCGGTCCAAGATGGTGAATGCTGATCTTTCGAGGATTATCAATTCGGATGAGGTCCAGTCAGTGGTGCGGCCAATCAAGAAGGATGTCAAGAGGCCCCCACTCAAGAAGAACCCTCTGACGAACTTGAATGTGCTCCTGAAGCTCAACCCATATGCGAAAACTGCGCGGAGGATGGCCCTTCTGGCCGAGGCCCAGCGCGTGAAGGCCAAGAAGGAGAAGCTCGATAAGAAGAGGAAGCAACTGCCCAAGGTTTGCCCTAACCCATGCACTTAGATCCTAGATGGGTATTAGGACTGCAGCATTTTCTTATAGCCCGTTGAATCTTGATAATACTTTCTCATGGTTAGGATTTTTGTGTTATTAGCTTTGTATGTTCAAGTGCAGCTATAGGCATTTGTGGATGTGtaaatatatatagggaaatgatcCTGTGTGGTTGTTTCAAGGACACTTGGATACCATGCTCACAAATTCTGATCTGTCCACTAGGTCCAG
This window encodes:
- the LOC131243164 gene encoding large ribosomal subunit protein uL4-like gives rise to the protein MAATSSSAVAAVRPLVTVQTLEGDMATDGPNSSVPLPAVMTATIRPDVVSFVHSNISKNHRQPYAVSKRAGHQTSAESWGTGRAVSRIPRVPGGGTHRAGQGAFGNMCRGGRMFAPTKTWRRWHRKINVNQKRFAVVSALAASAVPSLVLARGHRIESAPEIPLVVGDSVEGVEKTSAAIKILKQVGAFPDTEKAKDSHSIRAGKGKMRNRRYVSRRGPLIVYGTEGSKLVKAFRNIPGVDVAHVDRLNLLKLAPGGHLGRFIVWTRSAFEKLDLVYGSFEKMSDKKKGYILPRSKMVNADLSRIINSDEVQSVVRPIKKDVKRPPLKKNPLTNLNVLLKLNPYAKTARRMALLAEAQRVKAKKEKLDKKRKQLPKAEAAAIKSAGKAWYQTMISDSDYTEFENFSKWLGVSQ